The genomic interval TACCTAGTGCTGCGCGGAGAGCAGTCCATCTACTCGTTCCGGCTCGGCATGTCACGTAAGCCGGCCGCCATCCGCGGGCATATCCGACGTGGCGACTTCAGCAATTATGACTTCGCCTACTTCGCCACCTCGGGCTACAAGGGAATCAACCTCGCGAACGCACGTCCGGGAAACTACGAAGTGCACGTTTCCATGAGCACGGGCGGCTCTCTCTTCTCCGCCCAGGCCGGCACGGTCACACTGAACTGACCGAAGTCAGGAATGGTCCGCGACGGCACCAGGAGACGCTCCGAAGTCGCCGATATGCACGGTGACTTCCGACCACACCCGATGACCGCGCGCATCCTCATAACAGAGTTCGAAGCGGTCGTATCCCAGGTGTTCCGGATCGGCCTCGTACGTGACGCCGCCATCGGCGGTACAGGTCAGCAGCCCATGCCGGGCGATCCCCACTCCGACGAACCGCAGCCCTTCCGCGGGACTGTGACCGGCCGGGAGCAGCGCGCGCCCGCCCTGCCGCAGCCTCATGCTCTGTCCGGCCAGCACATGCCGCCGCACCCGGAACCCCGCATCCGAGACCGCCGTGGAGGGGATCAGTTTGTCGCCCTGGACCGTCATCAGGCCGATGATCACCCGGGGCAACAGCACACTGCCCTCGGCGGCGTCGTCGGCGATCCGCACGACGCAGTTGACCGTGCGCGGTTCGGTGCCGCCGGCGTACGTGGCGTACCGCCCGTTGTTCAGGTGGCTCATGCCCTGGTGACGCACCATCGTGGCGTGATCGCCGAGCAGGTCGTCGAGCAGGTACCCATAGGTACGGTAGGCACCGCCGACCGGCGTCACCGACAGTGCGAGGCCGAACTCCTGTCCTGGCACCAGGGGCAGTGCCGGGTCCACATCGGAGAACAGATCCAATGTGCCGCCGATATGGGGCATCTGGGGGTGGGTGACCCAGGCTCGTACGAGCGGATACCAGTCGTTCACAGCAGCACCTCTCTCCTCTCCTGGGATGCGGCGCCGGAGCCGACCCTGGACTTGGTCAGTCGTTCGAAGTCGTCGTCGTCGAGGAACTCCACCGCGGTCTCCGGGATCTTGGCCTCCAGGTTCCTGAAGTGGGCCGGGGTGAGCAAACCCTGGGCGCACATCTCGTCCGCCACGAACCGCGCGCACTCCACCGCGCCGTGACCGCGAAGGTGGGTGTTGTCGGCGATCCCGTCGGGGAAGTTGGCGTACTCCCCGGGCTCCGTGTAGAGAAAGAGCTGCTTGGTCCCCTCCGCACCGGCCTGGCGCCACCAGTTGACGCTCCACGCGTTGAGGTCGATGAGCGGAACGGACAGGCCCGCCGCGACTTCGCGCATGGCCGTCGGATAGAGACCCAGTGGGCGGCGCATGTTTCCGTGGTCGTCGAAGACGCGCCGTTCATGGCTGGTCACCAGCACCGGATGCGCTCCCCGCGCCCGCGCCCCGAGCACGTACTTGCGCAGATACCACTGGTAGTCGCCGAACGGTTCGGTGAACCGGCCGTCACCCGGCTTCATGTCGATCAGCCCGAAGGAGACCACCAAGAGATCGCCGGGCTCGATGTTCTCCAGGATCCAGTCGAGCCTGCCGCGCTCGACGAAGCTGCGTGAACTGGCTCCGGCACGTGCGGCGTTCACTACTTCGGCGTTCTGGATGAAGATCTGGAGCACCTGGCCCCAGCCGGTCATCGGCGCCATGCTGCGCGGGCGGCTCGTCACGCTGGAGTCACCCGCCAGAAAGACCCTCACATGCCGCATCCCTAAACCCGTTCCTTCTGGTGATCCGTGGGCCGTCCCATGATGAGCGGGGCCGACATGCGCCCCGGGTCGCCGCCTGCGGCGGCGTCCATGGAGTCGATCACGTCGAAGGCCCGTCGACAGTTGTTGGTGTCCCGCAGGACGAAGAACTCCTCGGCCCGGCGGCGGTACTCCGGCTCCACCTGGAAGTCGCGGGCGATCGACGCGATGATCTCGTCCACCGCTTGGTCGACCCGGCCGCACGCCGGTCCGAAGCCGTCCCGCGCGAGGTCGAAGTAGCCCCGCTTGTAGTGCTTGCTGTAGAACGCATCGTCGTCGAAGTTCGTGTAGACGATCGGCTTGCCCATGTACGCGACGTCGAAGAACACCGATGAGTAGTCGGTGACGAGCATCGAACACTCCCGCATCGCCAGCTGTACGTCGCGGCCGGTCGAGGAGACCGTGATCGACGGGTGGTCGA from Streptomyces sp. CA-278952 carries:
- a CDS encoding rhamnogalacturonan acetylesterase, which translates into the protein MRHVRVFLAGDSSVTSRPRSMAPMTGWGQVLQIFIQNAEVVNAARAGASSRSFVERGRLDWILENIEPGDLLVVSFGLIDMKPGDGRFTEPFGDYQWYLRKYVLGARARGAHPVLVTSHERRVFDDHGNMRRPLGLYPTAMREVAAGLSVPLIDLNAWSVNWWRQAGAEGTKQLFLYTEPGEYANFPDGIADNTHLRGHGAVECARFVADEMCAQGLLTPAHFRNLEAKIPETAVEFLDDDDFERLTKSRVGSGAASQERREVLL